The following are encoded in a window of Terriglobales bacterium genomic DNA:
- a CDS encoding TonB-dependent receptor: MSRRIQVLQTYRPSTNRECVVAACFIVALLCLAFSSAAWGQVLYGTLTGNVTDPSGAVVPNVKVDAVNTATGVSRTTTTDANGAYRFSDLQQGSYRVSISSSGFATVALDNVAVTVNNIRRADAQLTVAQTQTVVEVNAQEQVLQTDKADVHTDLTAQQIDNLPISGSQGRNFQTLLRIIPGAALPAETNSLAGNPQRSIFANVNGQSQTANNTRIDGAQDIYPWLPSNVAYVPPADAIETVNVVTNSFDAEQGQAGGAAMNVQVKSGTNSFHGTAHWFHFDQNFAARDYFQTNTTRFPHKNRNNQNQLGGTFGGPIKKDKLFFFVDYERTTQRQLAGPDTRTLPTAAMATGDFRSLPGNPTIYDPATGDATGAGKQQISCNGVLNMICPNRIDPAASAMIKLLQPQIAKEFTTATLTNNFVGSGTALFNRDSADGKINYQMSDKSTVFGRYSFSKTLVFDPPLLGDAVGDATNGGQLGNAPGLVQSVGLGATHTFNPTMLLDWNFGFTRLRLGSTFDLTSAKGLNDLKIPGTNNAGTTGDPSLYFGLPGFIFPVGLNLGNAQNANPFTFRDGSFVTGANLSWMHGKHGFRGGIEWNHSQMNHFQPQVGTFNTPRGAFDFNGMSTSLTGTTATWFNQWADFMLGLSDHSGKAIQSTNPNALRWSQWAWYLRDQWQVTPRLTATLGVRWEYYPFGYSDNGKGLRYLNLATGNVLVGGNGNVPQDDGVDVGSGQFLPRVGFAYRLTSSTVVRTGYGMNADSNNWRDFRNAYPANVFIDNATGNSNAIAVTSLTGLNATIASGAKALPSGVVLSPIPDVSGGLIPLPTNITTTTIPQPFRRGYIHNFNFMVEQEWKGFVLNTGYVGARGIRPLVQLNMNASAAGTGAAGGLLSQALGKTYTGSITGLVPFKNSFYDSMQTKLTRRFHDGSMAGLSWTWSKTIDYADNDDLGSVAFPFPANWEKNRAVAGYDRTHNVSIYGVMQLPFGKGERWAQTGIASAILGGWQISPLINYLTGLPFTVNCPGALNANGTPSQTCDLVGKFTVLNNPPNRDGICALSDLSCRYFDPSAFAAPLITSNANAHFGNTNRNEFRGPGYFGMNLSLARQIKLTERFALQLRADAINFTNTPHFANPAANNCPANATVGAVCSTGTPTSTFGATTGGLQPGGFFGPDHGARQVWLAARVIF, from the coding sequence ATGTCGAGACGAATTCAAGTACTTCAGACGTATCGGCCTTCAACAAATCGCGAGTGTGTAGTGGCTGCGTGTTTCATTGTGGCACTACTATGCCTGGCTTTCTCCTCAGCGGCCTGGGGCCAGGTGCTCTACGGCACGCTGACCGGCAACGTAACCGATCCTTCCGGCGCGGTGGTACCCAACGTCAAGGTGGACGCGGTGAACACCGCGACGGGAGTCTCTAGAACCACGACAACAGATGCGAACGGCGCCTATCGCTTCTCGGATTTGCAACAAGGCAGCTACAGGGTTTCAATTTCGTCCTCCGGCTTTGCGACGGTTGCTCTCGACAACGTGGCCGTGACCGTTAACAACATCAGACGTGCTGACGCACAGTTGACTGTGGCCCAGACACAAACTGTCGTAGAGGTCAACGCGCAAGAGCAGGTTCTGCAGACCGATAAGGCAGATGTGCATACCGACCTCACAGCGCAGCAGATCGATAACCTTCCGATCTCCGGTTCACAGGGAAGAAACTTCCAGACGCTGCTGCGCATTATTCCTGGCGCAGCGTTACCCGCTGAGACGAACTCGCTCGCCGGCAACCCCCAGCGTTCGATCTTCGCGAACGTAAATGGGCAGTCGCAGACGGCGAACAACACGCGCATTGACGGTGCCCAGGACATCTATCCCTGGCTTCCATCGAATGTGGCCTATGTCCCGCCGGCGGACGCGATCGAGACTGTAAACGTGGTGACCAACTCATTCGACGCCGAGCAGGGTCAGGCTGGCGGCGCCGCCATGAACGTGCAGGTCAAGTCGGGCACCAACTCATTTCACGGCACTGCCCACTGGTTCCATTTCGACCAGAATTTTGCGGCGCGCGACTACTTCCAGACGAACACTACCAGATTCCCGCACAAGAACAGGAACAACCAGAACCAGCTTGGCGGCACCTTCGGCGGACCCATCAAAAAAGATAAGCTGTTCTTCTTCGTCGATTACGAGCGCACCACGCAGAGGCAGTTGGCAGGACCGGATACGCGAACGCTGCCCACGGCTGCAATGGCGACGGGGGATTTCCGCAGTCTGCCCGGGAATCCGACTATTTACGACCCTGCCACCGGCGACGCGACCGGCGCAGGAAAACAGCAGATCTCCTGCAACGGCGTGCTGAATATGATCTGCCCGAATCGCATTGATCCCGCTGCGTCGGCGATGATCAAGCTGTTGCAACCCCAAATCGCGAAGGAGTTCACCACCGCGACTCTCACGAACAACTTCGTCGGCAGCGGCACGGCGCTCTTTAATCGCGATAGCGCCGACGGAAAAATTAATTATCAAATGAGCGATAAGTCAACAGTCTTCGGCCGCTACAGTTTCTCGAAGACCCTTGTTTTTGATCCCCCTCTTCTTGGAGATGCGGTCGGAGACGCCACGAACGGCGGACAGCTAGGCAATGCTCCGGGCTTGGTTCAAAGCGTAGGTTTAGGCGCGACGCACACATTTAATCCGACCATGCTGCTGGACTGGAACTTCGGTTTCACTCGTCTGCGGCTGGGTTCAACCTTCGACCTCACCTCGGCAAAGGGACTAAATGATCTGAAGATTCCCGGCACGAACAATGCGGGAACGACGGGTGACCCAAGCCTGTATTTCGGCCTTCCGGGGTTCATCTTTCCTGTCGGACTGAATCTTGGCAATGCGCAAAATGCCAATCCGTTCACCTTCCGCGATGGCAGTTTCGTGACGGGAGCTAACCTGAGTTGGATGCACGGCAAGCACGGGTTCCGTGGCGGTATCGAGTGGAACCACTCCCAGATGAATCATTTCCAGCCGCAAGTGGGTACCTTCAACACGCCTCGTGGAGCCTTTGACTTCAATGGCATGTCCACCTCCCTAACCGGAACCACCGCTACCTGGTTCAACCAGTGGGCAGACTTTATGTTAGGTCTGTCGGACCATAGCGGAAAAGCGATCCAATCAACGAATCCGAACGCGCTGCGATGGTCTCAGTGGGCCTGGTACCTCCGCGACCAGTGGCAGGTGACGCCCAGGCTAACAGCAACTCTTGGAGTCCGCTGGGAGTACTATCCCTTCGGGTACAGCGATAACGGCAAAGGATTGCGTTACCTGAACCTGGCTACCGGCAACGTCCTCGTCGGAGGCAACGGCAACGTTCCGCAAGATGACGGTGTTGACGTTGGAAGTGGACAGTTCCTGCCGCGTGTCGGCTTTGCCTACCGCCTCACGTCTTCAACTGTTGTCCGTACTGGTTACGGCATGAATGCCGACTCTAACAACTGGCGTGATTTCCGCAACGCGTACCCGGCAAACGTCTTCATAGACAACGCCACCGGAAATTCCAACGCCATCGCTGTGACCAGCCTTACCGGGTTGAATGCCACGATCGCGAGCGGTGCCAAGGCACTTCCTTCGGGTGTCGTGCTGTCGCCGATTCCCGACGTCAGCGGCGGCCTCATCCCGCTACCCACCAACATCACCACCACCACTATCCCGCAGCCCTTCCGTCGCGGATACATCCACAACTTCAACTTTATGGTGGAGCAGGAATGGAAGGGGTTCGTACTCAACACCGGCTACGTTGGGGCGCGTGGCATCCGGCCTCTGGTGCAACTGAACATGAATGCTTCAGCTGCTGGCACAGGAGCCGCAGGTGGGTTGTTGAGCCAGGCGCTGGGCAAGACTTATACCGGAAGCATCACAGGGCTTGTTCCCTTCAAGAACAGCTTCTACGACTCGATGCAGACCAAACTCACACGGCGCTTCCATGATGGGTCGATGGCCGGCCTCTCCTGGACGTGGTCGAAGACAATCGACTACGCCGACAACGATGATTTGGGCAGCGTCGCTTTTCCGTTTCCCGCCAACTGGGAGAAGAATCGCGCGGTGGCTGGATACGATCGTACCCACAACGTCTCCATCTACGGTGTGATGCAGTTGCCGTTCGGCAAGGGAGAACGGTGGGCACAGACAGGCATCGCCAGCGCTATCCTCGGCGGCTGGCAGATCAGCCCGCTGATCAATTACCTCACTGGTCTGCCCTTCACCGTCAATTGCCCTGGGGCTTTGAATGCGAACGGAACGCCCAGTCAGACATGCGACCTTGTCGGCAAGTTTACCGTTCTGAATAACCCGCCGAACCGCGACGGCATTTGCGCCTTGAGCGACTTGAGTTGCAGGTACTTCGACCCGAGCGCGTTCGCAGCGCCGCTTATTACCAGCAACGCGAACGCTCACTTCGGAAACACCAACCGTAACGAGTTCCGTGGCCCGGGTTATTTCGGCATGAACCTGAGCCTGGCTCGTCAGATCAAGTTGACAGAACGGTTCGCCCTGCAACTCCGAGCGGATGCGATTAACTTCACGAACACACCTCACTTCGCCAACCCGGCCGCCAACAATTGCCCGGCTAATGCCACTGTGGGGGCTGTGTGCAGCACTGGCACGCCAACATCGACGTTCGGCGCAACTACCGGTGGTCTGCAGCCCGGCGGTTTCTTCGGTCCAGATCACGGTGCTCGACAAGTCTGGCTGGCGGCAAGAGTCATCTTCTGA
- a CDS encoding ROK family transcriptional regulator, whose protein sequence is MRRIDFTNTQVASSETARDINRSVVLNLIRHRQPISRADLARVSGLQRSTVSLITEQLIEERWVINGPTGRLPRGRRPTFLRLNERRAILVADIRPAQTTVALADVNGRFLSQVAFSTPADASAGAKQIAARIHELIQAHPRLIFEGIGISLPGRYDESTKRVIFAPNLKWREFDLKTSIEKATGLSVELENAANACVLAEVWFGHVEKIRDMVVVTVSEGIGTGIFLNGQLMRGAHGMTGEFGHVALDPTGPACTCGGRGCWEVYGSNRAALRYYHASGSGSEELSFTDLLALAKAGDALAISALEQMARGIGRGMRMLVSGLAPEEIVVVGECTAQWARFGAIVEAEVGSGVLFGKPPRIRPAEGNMARLRGTVALVLQKHFGASARLAEVESGVVAKRKAVS, encoded by the coding sequence ATGCGGCGAATCGATTTCACCAACACGCAGGTGGCGTCCAGCGAGACGGCGCGCGACATCAACCGCAGCGTCGTGCTGAATCTGATCCGCCATCGGCAGCCGATCTCGCGAGCCGATCTGGCTCGAGTATCCGGATTGCAGCGCAGCACCGTCTCGCTGATCACCGAACAACTGATCGAAGAGCGATGGGTCATCAACGGCCCGACGGGAAGATTGCCGAGAGGGCGGCGTCCGACGTTTCTCCGCTTGAACGAAAGGCGAGCGATTCTGGTTGCGGACATCCGACCGGCGCAGACTACGGTTGCTCTCGCGGACGTCAATGGTCGCTTCTTGTCACAAGTCGCGTTCTCCACTCCTGCAGACGCTTCGGCCGGAGCGAAGCAGATCGCCGCCCGGATTCACGAGCTAATTCAGGCTCATCCGAGACTCATCTTCGAGGGCATTGGGATCAGCCTGCCTGGCCGATACGACGAATCCACCAAGCGAGTGATCTTCGCTCCCAACCTGAAGTGGCGCGAGTTCGATCTGAAGACTTCTATCGAGAAAGCCACCGGTCTTTCCGTGGAGCTCGAGAACGCAGCCAACGCTTGCGTTCTGGCTGAAGTCTGGTTCGGTCACGTCGAGAAGATTCGCGACATGGTGGTAGTGACGGTCTCCGAAGGTATCGGCACCGGCATTTTCCTGAATGGACAACTCATGCGTGGCGCGCATGGCATGACCGGCGAATTCGGCCATGTGGCACTCGATCCTACCGGTCCAGCATGCACCTGCGGCGGACGTGGGTGTTGGGAGGTGTACGGCTCGAATCGCGCCGCCCTGCGTTACTACCATGCCTCCGGCAGCGGTTCTGAGGAGTTGAGTTTTACCGACCTGCTCGCGCTGGCAAAAGCCGGAGACGCGCTTGCGATCTCTGCGCTGGAGCAAATGGCGCGAGGCATCGGAAGAGGCATGCGCATGCTGGTTTCCGGCCTCGCTCCGGAAGAGATTGTGGTGGTTGGAGAGTGCACGGCGCAGTGGGCGCGCTTCGGAGCGATCGTCGAAGCAGAAGTCGGAAGTGGAGTTTTGTTCGGAAAGCCGCCGCGCATTCGGCCGGCGGAGGGAAATATGGCACGCCTCCGCGGAACGGTGGCTCTGGTGCTGCAAAAGCATTTTGGCGCTTCGGCACGGCTGGCTGAAGTCGAGTCAGGTGTTGTGGCGAAACGAAAGGCAGTGAGCTAA
- a CDS encoding SGNH/GDSL hydrolase family protein, translating to MSTNRIAIPFTATLLFFFCVTLGVGESYAQTIWVGSWAASQQLAEPRNSLSADDLRDVTLRQVIHLSIGGRQLRVHLSNRFGTAPLRFTSVHIAKAASAASDKIVAGSDKALAFSGSSDLTIPAGADYISDPVALPVPALSDWAITLHADALPAEQTGHPGSRATSYLAHGDSVASPEIPDAKKIEHWYFIAGIDVAAPAGASSIVTLGDSITDGHGATTDGNDRWPDVLAKRLETSNQKKQLAVLNHGIGGNRLLNDGLGPNALARFDHDVLAQAGVRYLILLEGINDIGTLTRDADATDTEHETLVRRMLAAYEQMIARAHTYGIKVIGATVLPFVGGQYYHPGPRTEEDRLAVNRWIRMPGHFDAVVDLDKVTRDPQHPDRLLPAFDCGDHLHPSPAGYRAMAEAIPASLFDLK from the coding sequence ATGTCGACCAACAGGATTGCAATTCCATTCACCGCGACTCTTCTGTTCTTCTTCTGCGTGACTCTTGGAGTTGGCGAGAGCTACGCACAGACAATTTGGGTCGGCTCATGGGCTGCTTCGCAGCAGCTTGCTGAGCCTCGGAACTCGCTATCTGCCGACGACCTTCGCGATGTGACCTTGCGCCAGGTCATCCACCTGTCCATTGGTGGAAGGCAACTGCGGGTGCACCTCTCGAACCGTTTTGGCACGGCGCCGCTGCGCTTCACCTCCGTTCACATTGCGAAGGCGGCCTCGGCTGCGTCGGACAAAATTGTCGCTGGGAGCGATAAGGCGCTTGCCTTCTCAGGGAGCTCCGACCTCACGATTCCCGCGGGCGCCGATTACATTTCCGATCCGGTAGCGCTGCCTGTGCCCGCTCTATCCGATTGGGCAATTACGTTACATGCGGACGCGCTGCCGGCAGAGCAAACTGGGCATCCCGGTTCGCGCGCGACTTCCTATCTTGCGCATGGAGATTCAGTCGCCTCGCCTGAGATTCCCGATGCAAAAAAGATTGAGCACTGGTATTTCATTGCGGGAATCGATGTTGCCGCGCCTGCGGGGGCATCCTCAATCGTCACCCTGGGCGACTCCATCACCGACGGGCACGGCGCAACGACAGACGGCAATGATCGCTGGCCCGACGTGCTGGCTAAGCGTCTTGAAACTTCTAATCAGAAGAAACAACTGGCGGTGCTGAACCACGGCATTGGCGGGAACCGCCTGCTGAACGACGGTCTGGGCCCCAATGCTTTGGCGCGATTTGACCATGACGTGCTGGCACAGGCCGGGGTGCGATACCTGATTCTCCTCGAAGGAATTAACGATATCGGTACACTCACACGCGACGCCGATGCTACCGATACGGAACACGAGACGCTCGTCCGCCGTATGCTTGCCGCCTACGAGCAGATGATTGCGCGCGCCCATACTTATGGAATCAAGGTTATCGGTGCGACGGTTCTGCCTTTCGTTGGGGGCCAGTATTACCATCCTGGCCCGAGGACGGAGGAAGACCGGCTGGCAGTCAATCGATGGATCCGCATGCCGGGGCACTTCGACGCTGTCGTTGACCTGGACAAAGTCACGCGCGATCCGCAGCATCCTGACCGCTTATTGCCGGCATTCGACTGTGGCGATCACCTTCATCCTTCGCCTGCAGGCTATCGCGCGATGGCTGAAGCGATACCGGCTTCGTTGTTTGACTTGAAGTAG
- a CDS encoding alpha-glucuronidase family glycosyl hydrolase, translating into MIFFTCVAFPENGREAWLRYATLPAAQAAQYETLPNFVVALGDSVVLRSAQDELVRGVRGMLGKTLQAETSTVRQRAIVLGTFAALKSAAPEFKTREEMRADSFSITHGRVGGFDCLIIAAPNDRGVLYGVFHWLLQIALGKSVDELDELQQPYAPLRWIDQWDNLDGRIERGYAGPSIFFENGNVRSDLTRAEEYARLLASVGINGCTVNNVNADPRVLSPEFIPQLARIADVFRSWGVTLSVSVDFSSPKVIGGLDNFDPVDPRVQAWWSSKVDEIYRLIPDFGGFVVKADSEGRLGPATYGRTPADAANVIARALKPHHGIVFYRAFVYNHHLDWRDLKNDRAKAAYDNFHPLDGKFDDNVIVQIKHGPIDFQVREPVSPLFSGLEKTNEAIELQITQEYLGQQRHLCFLPTMWKEGLDFDLHANHRTSFTKEIVSGKTFHRPTGGFVGVANVGMEANWLGHPLAMANLYGFARLAWNPDLSARRIAEEWTRLTFGSDPLVVNTIVNMQLASWNIYESYTGPLGAGTLTNIVGSHYGPGVESSERNGWGQWHRADHDGVGMDRTVATGTVYTAQYSPEVGKTYESLQSSPDELLLFFHHVPYTYVLHSGKTVIQHIYDSHYDGAERAQQFVRDWERLQGHVDDERYQAVLDRLKYQSGHAIVWRDAVANWFSRVSGIPDSAGRVGHYPARVEAEAMQLNAYVPLDITPSETASNGKAVECTNRAQPCTAEFTFTGRTGSYDIDVQYFDMPRGEAAYKLLADGNVVDEWTANDRFPARQLDGDASTRRRVTLVLHSGEKIRIEGLPDGDDPAALDYIEIHPSTQTSASNLPEPAHLSAEQDHERLMNLLGITSLRPGPSGNPTAPNAANTDESKVAPYRLPDSLTLKNGKKVTTAEAWWKRRRPEIVEEFDREIYGRVPRSIPKVNWELANISQEMNGGVPVITKKLNGHVDNSAYPYISVDIQLTLTTPANATGPVPVVMEFGFTPEFLAAIARRFPAANSANGPTWQQQVLAKGWAYAVLIPTTIQADNGAGLTQGIIGLVNRGQPRRLEDWGALRAWAWGASRALDYFETDKSVDAKRVAIEGLSRYGKAALVTMAYDPRFAIGFIGSSGEGGAKILRRTFGEQVENIASSNEYHWMAGNFLKYAGPLTPNDLPVDAHELIALCAPRPVFISTGSPKVEGGWVDAKGMFLGGVGAGPVYRLLGKKDLGTSKFPPIETAVIDGDIGFRSHSGGHTTGPNWPTFLTFAERYFKSNNEAGIASAIAR; encoded by the coding sequence TTGATTTTCTTTACTTGCGTCGCATTTCCCGAAAATGGCCGAGAGGCATGGCTTCGCTACGCGACTCTGCCGGCCGCGCAGGCGGCGCAATACGAAACGCTTCCGAACTTTGTGGTCGCACTGGGAGATTCTGTCGTGCTGCGGAGCGCCCAGGACGAGCTAGTCCGCGGAGTCCGCGGGATGCTGGGCAAGACGCTCCAGGCAGAAACGAGCACAGTGCGGCAACGAGCGATCGTGCTAGGAACGTTCGCGGCGCTGAAGTCAGCTGCTCCAGAATTCAAGACCCGCGAGGAGATGCGGGCCGACAGTTTCTCGATCACGCATGGGAGAGTTGGAGGATTCGATTGCCTCATCATCGCGGCGCCGAATGATCGTGGGGTACTGTATGGCGTTTTTCATTGGCTGCTGCAAATTGCCTTGGGCAAGTCCGTCGATGAACTGGATGAATTGCAGCAACCATACGCACCGCTGCGCTGGATCGATCAATGGGACAACCTCGATGGCCGCATCGAGCGCGGCTATGCCGGGCCATCCATCTTCTTCGAGAACGGGAACGTGCGCAGCGATCTCACGCGGGCCGAAGAATACGCGCGTTTGCTGGCTTCGGTCGGCATCAATGGTTGCACGGTCAACAACGTTAACGCCGATCCGCGAGTGCTCAGTCCAGAATTCATTCCTCAACTCGCCCGCATCGCGGATGTATTTCGCTCGTGGGGCGTGACGCTCTCTGTTTCCGTGGATTTCAGCAGTCCGAAGGTCATCGGAGGTCTGGACAATTTCGATCCGGTCGATCCGCGAGTACAAGCGTGGTGGAGCAGCAAGGTCGATGAGATCTATCGCCTGATTCCTGACTTCGGCGGATTCGTCGTGAAAGCCGATTCCGAAGGGCGCCTTGGACCAGCAACCTACGGGCGCACTCCGGCTGACGCCGCCAATGTGATTGCGCGAGCTCTCAAACCTCATCACGGCATCGTGTTCTACCGCGCATTCGTCTACAACCATCATCTCGACTGGCGCGATCTGAAGAACGATCGCGCGAAGGCCGCCTACGACAACTTCCATCCACTCGACGGCAAGTTCGATGACAACGTAATCGTTCAAATCAAACACGGCCCTATCGATTTTCAAGTGAGAGAGCCGGTTTCCCCACTGTTCAGCGGACTCGAAAAGACGAACGAAGCCATCGAGCTTCAGATTACACAGGAGTATTTAGGGCAGCAGCGGCACTTGTGTTTTCTGCCTACGATGTGGAAAGAGGGCCTCGATTTCGACCTGCACGCGAATCACAGGACGTCCTTCACGAAAGAGATCGTCTCCGGGAAAACATTCCACCGTCCGACTGGCGGCTTCGTCGGAGTTGCCAATGTGGGAATGGAGGCGAACTGGCTCGGGCATCCACTGGCAATGGCGAACCTCTACGGCTTCGCCAGGCTCGCATGGAATCCCGATCTGAGTGCCAGAAGGATCGCGGAGGAGTGGACGCGCCTCACATTCGGCAGCGATCCCCTGGTGGTGAACACGATCGTGAATATGCAGCTTGCTTCGTGGAATATCTACGAGAGTTACACCGGACCGCTCGGTGCGGGAACACTAACGAACATCGTAGGAAGTCACTACGGGCCGGGAGTCGAGTCCTCCGAGCGCAACGGATGGGGACAGTGGCATCGCGCGGATCACGATGGCGTCGGCATGGATAGGACAGTAGCGACAGGTACAGTCTACACAGCGCAGTACAGTCCCGAGGTGGGAAAGACATACGAGTCGCTCCAGAGCTCGCCAGATGAGCTGCTCCTGTTCTTCCATCACGTGCCTTATACCTATGTGTTGCATTCAGGGAAGACAGTAATCCAGCACATCTACGATTCTCACTACGATGGCGCAGAGCGAGCGCAACAGTTCGTTCGAGACTGGGAACGGCTCCAGGGACATGTTGACGACGAGCGTTACCAGGCTGTTCTGGATCGCCTGAAGTACCAAAGTGGGCACGCCATCGTTTGGCGAGACGCAGTTGCTAACTGGTTTTCGCGTGTCTCAGGCATCCCTGACTCAGCAGGCAGGGTGGGCCACTATCCCGCACGGGTAGAGGCCGAAGCGATGCAATTGAACGCGTATGTTCCGCTGGATATCACCCCCTCCGAGACGGCATCGAATGGGAAAGCGGTCGAGTGCACAAATCGCGCGCAGCCCTGTACCGCGGAGTTCACATTCACCGGCCGCACCGGATCGTACGACATAGATGTGCAGTATTTCGACATGCCACGCGGGGAGGCGGCGTACAAACTGCTCGCTGACGGAAATGTCGTTGACGAGTGGACCGCGAACGATCGCTTCCCCGCACGGCAGCTAGACGGCGATGCTTCAACACGCCGACGCGTTACTCTCGTTCTCCACTCCGGCGAGAAGATTCGTATCGAGGGTTTGCCCGACGGCGACGATCCGGCGGCGCTCGATTACATCGAAATTCATCCTTCCACCCAGACAAGTGCGAGCAACCTGCCTGAGCCGGCACATCTCTCCGCAGAACAGGATCACGAGCGGCTGATGAACCTGCTGGGCATTACCTCGCTGCGCCCAGGTCCCAGCGGCAACCCCACAGCTCCGAATGCAGCCAACACCGACGAATCGAAGGTTGCGCCATATCGGCTGCCTGACTCGCTAACACTCAAAAATGGAAAGAAGGTCACAACGGCAGAAGCCTGGTGGAAGAGGCGCCGCCCGGAAATTGTCGAAGAGTTTGACCGCGAAATCTACGGGCGAGTCCCACGCAGCATTCCCAAAGTGAATTGGGAGCTAGCAAACATCTCGCAAGAGATGAATGGCGGTGTGCCTGTGATCACCAAGAAACTCAACGGGCACGTGGACAACTCGGCATATCCCTACATCAGCGTCGATATCCAATTGACGCTGACTACACCGGCCAATGCGACGGGCCCAGTGCCGGTCGTGATGGAATTCGGATTTACTCCGGAATTTCTGGCTGCGATCGCGCGGCGCTTTCCCGCAGCGAACTCCGCTAATGGTCCGACATGGCAACAACAGGTGCTCGCAAAAGGATGGGCATACGCAGTCCTCATTCCAACAACGATTCAGGCCGATAACGGCGCGGGTCTCACGCAAGGCATCATCGGCCTGGTGAATAGAGGCCAGCCGCGCCGCCTGGAAGACTGGGGAGCGTTGCGTGCCTGGGCCTGGGGCGCGAGTCGCGCGCTGGATTATTTCGAGACCGACAAATCAGTCGATGCAAAGCGCGTGGCCATTGAAGGCCTCTCCCGATATGGGAAGGCTGCACTTGTGACCATGGCTTACGATCCGCGCTTTGCCATCGGCTTCATCGGGTCATCAGGCGAAGGCGGGGCCAAGATCCTGCGCAGGACGTTCGGCGAGCAGGTCGAGAACATAGCGTCCTCCAACGAATACCACTGGATGGCGGGTAATTTCCTGAAGTATGCTGGCCCGCTCACTCCGAATGACCTGCCAGTCGATGCGCACGAGCTGATCGCGCTGTGCGCTCCTCGTCCGGTATTCATCAGCACTGGCTCGCCCAAAGTCGAAGGCGGCTGGGTGGACGCGAAAGGCATGTTCCTCGGCGGAGTGGGCGCTGGCCCGGTCTACCGCCTGCTGGGGAAGAAGGATCTCGGAACCTCGAAATTTCCTCCGATTGAAACCGCTGTCATCGATGGTGACATAGGCTTCCGCTCCCACAGCGGCGGACACACCACCGGTCCGAATTGGCCAACATTTCTTACGTTCGCCGAGCGCTACTTCAAGTCAAACAACGAAGCCGGTATCGCTTCAGCCATCGCGCGATAG
- a CDS encoding substrate-binding domain-containing protein has product MRKARKQTGIPLIAKLAEVSIGTVDRALHARPGISPQTLKRILKIARQIGYKPNAAARALSTGRHVRIGICVPKEIAYFYDELWDGIRDESDRYAGRGVEFLTVDVPELGRGERSAFKQLLKRELSGIVVTPGNPEAMTPLIDAAEQSGTRVVCVSTDAPVSRRSSVVCIEPRLNGLIAGELMANFVGEKTKVAIVTGMLKTVDHSQKTEAFIASFRERSRGGEVVAVIEAHEHADESFRKTSHLLESHPDLGGIYVNTVNCLPVCKALTEAGLTHTVRLITTDLFREMIPYFEKGAIAASIHQQPYTQGQLAFRTLAEHLLHQTDLAPAQYLNPNIILRSNLHLFREANGATRRNRAKSRNQV; this is encoded by the coding sequence ATGAGGAAGGCGAGAAAGCAGACCGGCATTCCGCTGATTGCGAAGTTGGCGGAGGTTTCGATCGGCACGGTCGATCGCGCTCTCCACGCCCGGCCTGGAATCAGTCCACAGACGCTTAAGCGGATTCTCAAGATCGCCCGGCAAATCGGTTACAAGCCTAACGCCGCGGCTCGTGCTCTCTCGACAGGCAGACACGTTCGCATCGGAATATGCGTTCCAAAAGAGATCGCTTACTTCTACGATGAACTCTGGGATGGAATTCGTGACGAATCCGATCGCTACGCCGGTCGCGGAGTCGAATTCTTGACGGTTGATGTTCCGGAACTTGGACGTGGTGAGCGATCAGCCTTTAAACAGCTTCTTAAGAGAGAACTCAGCGGCATAGTTGTAACTCCAGGAAATCCCGAAGCCATGACTCCGTTGATCGATGCTGCAGAGCAAAGCGGAACCCGCGTCGTTTGCGTCTCCACTGACGCTCCTGTGAGCAGACGTTCATCCGTAGTTTGCATCGAGCCGCGGCTGAACGGGCTAATCGCCGGCGAACTCATGGCTAATTTCGTAGGAGAGAAGACGAAAGTTGCCATTGTTACCGGAATGCTTAAAACCGTCGATCACAGCCAGAAAACCGAAGCATTCATCGCGAGCTTCCGCGAGCGATCGCGTGGCGGAGAAGTAGTAGCGGTAATCGAAGCGCACGAACATGCTGACGAAAGCTTTCGCAAGACCAGTCATCTGCTCGAATCGCACCCGGATCTCGGGGGAATTTACGTGAATACGGTTAATTGTCTGCCGGTTTGCAAAGCGCTCACCGAGGCGGGGCTCACGCACACGGTGCGGCTCATCACGACCGATCTTTTTCGGGAAATGATTCCTTATTTCGAAAAGGGAGCGATTGCTGCCTCTATTCACCAACAGCCATACACGCAAGGACAGCTCGCCTTCCGCACGCTGGCAGAGCACCTTCTCCATCAAACCGATCTGGCGCCCGCGCAGTATCTGAATCCAAACATCATTCTTCGATCGAACCTGCATCTGTTCCGTGAGGCCAACGGTGCCACTCGAAGGAATAGGGCAAAGTCGAGAAACCAAGTCTGA